A single genomic interval of Porphyromonas sp. oral taxon 275 harbors:
- a CDS encoding acetyl-CoA carboxylase biotin carboxyl carrier protein subunit → MKEYKYKINGNDYSVAIIDIDGTTAAVEVNGVSYKVDILDEGFSAPVARPAAKPAAAPAAAAAPAPAPAAAPAPQPIAPAAAPAPAAEPAAPAGKGTPVQSPLPGVILDIKVAVGDSVKAGQTVAILEAMKMENNINAECDGVITAIKVAKGDNILEGSDIVIIG, encoded by the coding sequence ATGAAAGAGTACAAGTATAAGATCAACGGCAACGACTACAGCGTAGCCATCATCGATATCGACGGTACGACCGCTGCTGTCGAAGTGAACGGGGTCTCCTACAAGGTAGACATCCTCGACGAGGGCTTCAGCGCCCCAGTGGCTCGCCCCGCAGCTAAGCCTGCCGCAGCACCCGCAGCCGCTGCAGCTCCTGCCCCTGCTCCAGCTGCAGCCCCAGCACCCCAGCCCATCGCTCCTGCCGCTGCTCCAGCCCCCGCTGCTGAGCCTGCTGCTCCTGCTGGCAAGGGTACGCCCGTACAGTCGCCCCTGCCTGGTGTCATCCTCGACATCAAGGTAGCTGTAGGTGACAGCGTCAAGGCAGGCCAGACCGTCGCTATCCTCGAAGCAATGAAGATGGAGAACAACATCAACGCTGAGTGCGATGGCGTCATCACGGCGATCAAGGTAGCCAAGGGGGACAACATCCTCGAAGGCTCGGACATCGTCATCATAGGCTAG
- a CDS encoding OadG family protein: MNTLRRYTLSAGLLLGAAAADSLWAAETAPLSAKVQTLQAQDPAGLIMTLTAVLVVFLALTMLVLVFKYLGCLFTRGKGTAPVAQATAGSPAASGAAKPSPEALVAISLALRAASTAPSGELAAAIAMALASEREAQHDHESYVLTIRRRPTQWNARIQGLQRYNH; the protein is encoded by the coding sequence ATGAATACCCTACGCAGATACACACTATCCGCTGGCCTGCTCCTCGGAGCAGCCGCCGCGGATAGCCTGTGGGCGGCCGAGACCGCCCCGCTCTCCGCGAAGGTGCAGACCCTGCAAGCGCAGGATCCTGCAGGGCTCATCATGACCCTCACGGCCGTCCTCGTCGTCTTCCTCGCCCTCACGATGCTCGTGCTGGTCTTCAAGTACCTAGGCTGCCTCTTCACCAGAGGTAAGGGTACAGCTCCCGTAGCGCAGGCTACCGCTGGTAGCCCCGCTGCCTCTGGAGCAGCGAAGCCCAGTCCAGAGGCTCTAGTGGCCATCTCGCTGGCCCTCCGCGCCGCGAGCACTGCGCCCTCGGGTGAGCTAGCTGCCGCCATAGCTATGGCACTGGCTAGCGAGCGCGAGGCCCAGCACGACCACGAGAGCTACGTCCTGACCATTCGCCGCCGACCTACGCAGTGGAATGCGCGCATCCAGGGGCTACAACGCTATAATCACTAA
- a CDS encoding acyl-CoA carboxylase subunit beta: protein MSVQLEKIKELIQLRAQAHLGGGQKRIDSQHQKGKFTARERIAMLLDEGSFDEIDTFVLHRSTNFGIDKTKFLGDGVVTGSGTIDGRLVYVFAQDFTVFGGALSEMLASKICKVMELAMLMGAPVIGLNDSGGARIQEGINALSGYGDIFQNNILASGVVPQISAIFGPCAGGAVYSPALTDFNIMSKGTSYMFLTGPKVVKTVTGEDVTQEQLGGASVHASKSGVAHFAVDNEEEGIRLIRHLLSFIPQNNMEEAPCVEPTDAVDRVDDVLNTIIPDQPNRGYNMYDVIGTIVDNGEFLEIHKDYAKNIIIGFARFNGQSVGIVANQPMVMAGALDSNASRKAARFVRFCDAFNIPLVTLVDVPGFLPGTGQEYNGVIVHGAKLLYAYGEATVPKITVTLRKAYGGAYIVMSSKHLRSDVNLAWPSAEIAVMGPAGAVEVIFAKEVAASENPAEAAAQKEEEYRKAFANPYNAASYGFMDDVIEPRNTRFRIIRALEQLRTKKQINPAKKHDNLPL, encoded by the coding sequence ATGAGTGTTCAGTTAGAGAAAATCAAGGAGCTGATCCAGCTCCGTGCCCAGGCGCACCTCGGTGGCGGCCAGAAGCGAATCGACAGCCAGCATCAGAAGGGCAAGTTCACCGCACGTGAGCGTATCGCCATGCTCCTCGACGAAGGCAGCTTCGACGAGATCGATACCTTCGTCCTGCACCGCTCTACCAACTTCGGTATCGACAAGACGAAGTTCCTCGGTGACGGCGTCGTCACGGGCTCGGGTACGATCGATGGTCGTCTGGTCTACGTCTTCGCTCAGGACTTCACGGTCTTCGGCGGTGCCCTCTCTGAGATGCTCGCTTCCAAGATCTGTAAGGTCATGGAGCTGGCTATGCTCATGGGTGCCCCTGTCATCGGTCTGAATGACTCGGGCGGTGCTCGTATCCAGGAGGGGATCAACGCCCTGAGCGGCTACGGGGACATCTTCCAGAACAATATCCTGGCCTCGGGTGTCGTCCCTCAGATCTCCGCGATCTTCGGTCCCTGCGCTGGGGGTGCTGTCTACTCGCCCGCACTGACGGACTTCAACATCATGAGCAAGGGCACGAGCTACATGTTCCTCACCGGGCCTAAGGTCGTCAAGACCGTCACGGGCGAGGATGTGACGCAGGAGCAGCTCGGTGGTGCTAGCGTACACGCCTCCAAGAGTGGTGTCGCTCACTTCGCCGTCGACAACGAAGAGGAGGGTATCCGCCTCATCCGTCACCTGCTCTCCTTCATCCCTCAGAACAACATGGAGGAGGCTCCCTGCGTAGAGCCCACGGACGCTGTAGACCGCGTCGATGATGTCCTCAATACCATCATCCCCGACCAGCCCAACCGCGGCTACAACATGTATGACGTCATCGGCACGATCGTCGATAACGGTGAGTTCCTCGAGATCCACAAGGACTACGCCAAGAACATCATCATCGGCTTCGCTCGCTTCAACGGTCAGAGCGTCGGTATCGTAGCGAACCAGCCCATGGTTATGGCCGGTGCGCTCGACAGCAACGCTTCGCGTAAGGCTGCCCGCTTCGTCCGCTTCTGTGACGCCTTCAACATCCCTCTGGTTACGCTCGTCGACGTCCCAGGCTTCCTCCCCGGTACGGGCCAGGAGTACAATGGGGTCATCGTCCACGGTGCTAAGCTGCTCTACGCCTACGGGGAGGCTACGGTGCCCAAGATCACCGTCACGCTGCGTAAGGCCTATGGTGGTGCCTACATCGTCATGAGCTCCAAGCACCTCCGCTCGGATGTCAACCTCGCTTGGCCCTCGGCTGAGATCGCTGTGATGGGCCCTGCAGGTGCCGTAGAGGTCATCTTCGCCAAGGAAGTAGCCGCCTCTGAGAACCCCGCCGAGGCTGCTGCACAGAAGGAAGAGGAATACCGCAAGGCCTTCGCCAACCCCTACAACGCTGCCTCCTATGGCTTCATGGATGATGTCATCGAGCCACGCAACACGCGCTTCCGCATCATCCGCGCCCTCGAGCAGCTGCGTACCAAGAAGCAGATCAATCCTGCCAAGAAGCACGACAACCTGCCTCTCTAG
- the mce gene encoding methylmalonyl-CoA epimerase encodes MNLTHIEHLGIAVKSIEASLPYYEGLLGLKCYNIEEVADQKVKTAFFKVGQTKIELLEATSPESTIAKFIEKRGEGIHHIAFAVPNTDEALQELGDKGVQLIDKQSRKGAEGLNIGFLHPKSTLGVLTELCDSRDVK; translated from the coding sequence ATGAACCTTACACACATCGAACACCTCGGTATTGCTGTCAAGAGCATCGAGGCCTCCCTGCCCTACTACGAAGGTCTCCTAGGGCTGAAGTGCTATAACATTGAGGAAGTTGCTGACCAGAAGGTCAAGACGGCTTTCTTCAAGGTCGGTCAGACGAAGATCGAGCTCCTCGAGGCTACCTCGCCTGAAAGCACGATCGCTAAGTTCATCGAGAAGCGCGGCGAGGGGATCCACCACATCGCCTTCGCAGTGCCCAATACCGACGAGGCGCTCCAGGAGCTGGGCGACAAGGGGGTACAGCTCATCGACAAGCAGTCGCGCAAGGGTGCTGAGGGGCTCAATATCGGCTTCCTTCACCCCAAGAGCACGCTGGGCGTCCTCACCGAGCTATGCGATAGCCGCGACGTCAAGTAA
- the secDF gene encoding protein translocase subunit SecDF produces the protein MQNKGFVTFVTASLALICAFYLSFSFVTNHYDKKAEQMGEAAGKAYLDSMANEKVYFGYTLKEVRQQQIGLGLDLKGGMNVILKLNAADLVKNLAGNPEDPNFAKALDAASKSPSQSNYIDQFVTEYKRLSPGANLAVLFGSGDLRDQINPSTSEAKVIELLKEKYNSAVEASFNVLRVRIDRFGVVAPNLQRLEGQGRILVELPGVKEPERVRELLQRSANLQFWRTYTIEEVGNDLMGLSDRLLALGAPAPAAAPADSLAADSTHQHVATAPAAAVPAHIDTLAKYLQIGGRGGATVAIANDRDRSKIDSLLALATEHKLLPEDLKLMWGAKAIEDPKTGKATSLYELYAIRTNRSGKPDLSGDVVVSAKGDVDHQQIGSAQPHVSMTMNQEGAQIWARLTKENKYRCIAIVLDGVVYSAPSIRDEITGGQSSISGNFTIEEATDLANVLNSGKMETTIVIEQENVVGPTLGRASIEAGIISFAIALVLLMIYMCLAYGFIPGMIANLALVVNSFFTLGILASFNAVLTLSGIAGLVLTLGMAVDANVLINERIKEELRKGKGMTRAIADGYGNAFSAIFDSNLTSIITGVVLFYFGSGPIRGFATTLIIGLVASFITAVFLTRMAFEALDKHHKLDKVTYTTAMTRNLLVDPKFNFLGARIKGYILPAVLLIAGLVSYISVGLNQGIEFSGGRNYIIKFDQKVDNQQVRERLAPVLDGKLVLTAIGTEGNEVRVSTNYLIENSGDQVEQELVSKLYEGLNGFYKVKPSQADFATEYIVSSQKVSASMSSDITQGAVIAVCLALLFMAVYILIRFRNVAFSIGAFASVTVTTLLIIAMYALLWKVMPFTMEVDQNFIAALLAVIGYAINDVVIVFDRIREELGLRPQAERFEVINGALNSTLSRTLNTSFTTFLVMIIVFGFGGASMRSFTFTILLGIIFGTYCTLFVATPIAYELIKRRSAKAAVKA, from the coding sequence ATGCAAAACAAAGGATTTGTGACCTTCGTCACAGCGAGCTTGGCTTTGATCTGTGCCTTCTACCTATCCTTCTCCTTCGTAACGAACCATTACGATAAAAAGGCGGAGCAGATGGGTGAGGCTGCGGGCAAGGCCTACCTCGACTCGATGGCCAACGAGAAGGTCTACTTCGGCTACACCCTCAAGGAGGTGCGTCAGCAGCAGATCGGTCTTGGGCTTGACCTCAAGGGCGGGATGAACGTCATCCTCAAGCTCAACGCTGCCGATCTAGTGAAGAATCTCGCTGGTAATCCAGAGGACCCCAACTTCGCGAAGGCACTCGATGCTGCCTCCAAGAGTCCCTCACAGAGCAACTACATCGACCAGTTCGTCACCGAGTACAAGCGACTCAGCCCTGGGGCTAACCTAGCCGTCCTCTTCGGCTCGGGCGACCTGCGCGACCAGATCAACCCCTCCACGAGTGAGGCTAAGGTCATCGAGCTGCTCAAGGAGAAGTACAACAGTGCTGTCGAGGCCTCGTTCAACGTCCTGCGTGTACGTATCGACCGCTTCGGGGTCGTAGCGCCCAACCTGCAGCGCCTCGAGGGCCAGGGCCGCATCCTCGTCGAGCTCCCTGGTGTCAAGGAGCCCGAGCGTGTACGCGAGCTCCTGCAGCGTAGCGCCAACCTTCAGTTCTGGCGCACCTACACCATCGAGGAGGTGGGCAACGACCTAATGGGTCTGAGCGATCGCCTGCTGGCACTCGGTGCTCCCGCACCTGCTGCAGCCCCCGCCGACAGCCTCGCCGCTGACTCCACGCACCAGCATGTAGCTACGGCACCCGCCGCTGCTGTACCTGCCCACATCGACACGCTGGCCAAGTACCTGCAGATCGGTGGTCGTGGTGGCGCTACTGTCGCTATCGCCAACGACCGCGACCGCAGCAAGATCGACTCCCTGCTGGCCCTGGCGACAGAGCACAAGCTCCTACCCGAGGACCTCAAGCTCATGTGGGGTGCTAAGGCGATTGAAGACCCCAAGACGGGTAAGGCTACCAGCCTCTACGAGCTCTACGCCATCCGCACCAACCGCAGCGGCAAGCCCGACCTCTCGGGGGATGTCGTCGTCAGTGCTAAGGGCGACGTAGACCACCAGCAGATCGGTAGCGCTCAGCCCCACGTCTCCATGACGATGAACCAGGAGGGCGCTCAGATCTGGGCACGCCTGACGAAGGAGAACAAGTACCGCTGCATCGCCATCGTCCTCGACGGGGTCGTCTACTCCGCCCCCAGCATCCGTGACGAGATCACGGGCGGGCAGTCCTCCATCTCGGGGAACTTCACCATCGAGGAGGCGACCGACCTGGCGAACGTGCTGAACTCGGGTAAGATGGAGACCACCATCGTCATCGAGCAGGAGAACGTCGTAGGGCCTACCCTCGGCCGTGCCTCCATCGAGGCTGGGATCATCTCCTTCGCCATCGCTCTGGTGCTGCTGATGATCTACATGTGCCTGGCCTATGGCTTCATCCCTGGGATGATCGCCAACCTCGCCCTCGTGGTCAATAGCTTCTTCACCCTCGGGATCCTGGCTTCCTTCAACGCTGTGCTCACCCTCTCGGGGATCGCCGGGCTTGTCCTGACCCTCGGTATGGCGGTGGACGCCAACGTGCTCATCAACGAGCGCATCAAGGAGGAGCTGCGCAAGGGCAAGGGCATGACGCGCGCCATCGCCGACGGCTATGGCAATGCCTTCAGCGCTATCTTCGACTCCAACCTCACGTCCATCATCACGGGCGTAGTCCTCTTCTACTTCGGCTCGGGCCCCATCCGCGGCTTCGCCACGACGCTCATCATCGGTCTGGTAGCCTCCTTCATCACGGCGGTCTTCCTCACCCGTATGGCCTTCGAGGCGCTGGATAAGCACCACAAGCTGGACAAGGTGACCTACACGACAGCCATGACGCGCAATCTGCTGGTCGACCCCAAGTTCAACTTCCTCGGCGCTCGCATCAAGGGCTACATCCTGCCCGCAGTGCTGCTCATCGCTGGGCTCGTAAGCTACATCAGTGTAGGGCTCAATCAGGGGATCGAGTTCTCGGGCGGACGTAACTACATCATCAAGTTCGACCAGAAGGTAGACAACCAGCAGGTCCGTGAACGTCTGGCTCCCGTCCTCGACGGCAAGCTCGTCCTCACTGCCATTGGTACCGAGGGCAACGAGGTACGCGTCTCGACGAACTACCTCATCGAGAACTCGGGCGACCAGGTAGAGCAGGAGCTCGTGTCCAAGCTCTACGAAGGGCTCAATGGCTTCTATAAGGTCAAGCCCAGCCAGGCAGACTTCGCGACCGAGTACATCGTCAGTTCGCAGAAGGTCAGCGCTAGCATGTCCTCCGACATCACGCAGGGCGCCGTCATCGCCGTCTGCCTCGCGCTGCTCTTCATGGCCGTGTACATCCTCATCCGCTTCCGCAACGTAGCCTTCTCCATCGGGGCCTTCGCCTCGGTCACGGTCACGACGCTGCTCATCATCGCCATGTACGCGCTGCTGTGGAAGGTCATGCCCTTCACCATGGAGGTAGACCAGAACTTCATCGCCGCCCTACTGGCCGTCATCGGCTATGCCATCAATGACGTGGTGATCGTCTTCGACCGTATCCGTGAGGAGCTAGGTCTGCGTCCGCAGGCAGAGCGCTTCGAGGTGATCAACGGCGCACTGAACTCGACGCTCTCCCGTACGCTGAATACTTCCTTCACGACCTTCCTCGTGATGATCATCGTCTTCGGCTTCGGTGGTGCCTCGATGCGTAGCTTCACCTTCACCATCCTCCTCGGGATCATCTTCGGTACCTACTGCACGCTCTTCGTCGCTACGCCGATCGCCTACGAGCTGATCAAGCGTCGCAGCGCCAAGGCAGCAGTCAAGGCCTAG
- a CDS encoding BACON domain-containing protein, translating to MKRGIYHCTLALLLALLPALPSCKAQTELEETSLTVSTTTLSFASTASEQSISVQTSAESWSYLSPQEFTWFTLEQSGAQLKVKVKANTEARERTGVIAISSGGQQRRVLVKQAAAEATLTTELKRIELPQEGGTRTILLTSNGEAIKAELATASNWLSILEVSPTKLVLQASPNSEQAARSAKINLSLGKSLRELEVVQQGTLSYYLPLEIYPAPLHQILNYERARGSVLASVATDQQQGRTVYHFLSTNPQIASIDYSFQTKHQHSYYTATITSQHPELYKGNAAFASYLSAQGFTKQGEKKQDDILIEVYSKDKSSYVLQVVYTPTAVTLTFQYLSIQRQSYATFKTLPMQLQLTRLGNRKMNILGTARSEIAAYEGGLQSTLDKNLGVATYDRYYVKQSIDGEFVRGYFFYAAGGDIPAGDPHIDHITAVQGLYEEKSLGFYLDDFGEYHLTQEFTKLLSDAGYQYQYRLKGGQQFFYNSSKKTALFASITTLDGVKYILQIQAALL from the coding sequence ATGAAACGTGGCATCTACCACTGTACGCTAGCACTACTGCTAGCACTACTGCCTGCCCTCCCCAGCTGCAAGGCGCAGACCGAACTCGAGGAGACCAGCCTCACCGTCTCGACCACGACGCTCAGCTTCGCCAGCACCGCCTCCGAGCAGAGCATCTCCGTACAGACGAGCGCCGAGAGCTGGTCCTACCTCTCCCCACAGGAATTCACTTGGTTCACCCTCGAGCAGAGCGGAGCGCAGCTCAAGGTCAAGGTCAAGGCTAATACCGAGGCGCGTGAGCGCACGGGCGTCATCGCCATCAGCTCGGGCGGACAGCAGCGCCGCGTGCTGGTCAAGCAGGCTGCCGCTGAGGCGACACTCACGACCGAACTCAAGCGCATCGAGCTTCCCCAGGAGGGCGGCACACGCACCATCCTCCTCACCAGCAACGGCGAGGCCATCAAGGCCGAGCTCGCCACCGCGAGCAACTGGCTGAGTATCCTCGAGGTGAGCCCCACCAAGCTCGTCCTCCAGGCAAGCCCCAACAGCGAGCAGGCTGCCCGCTCGGCTAAGATCAACCTCAGCCTCGGCAAGAGTCTGCGTGAGCTCGAGGTCGTCCAGCAGGGTACCCTCTCCTACTACCTTCCCCTAGAGATCTACCCAGCCCCCCTACACCAGATACTTAATTATGAACGCGCGCGCGGGAGTGTCCTCGCCAGCGTCGCGACGGATCAGCAGCAGGGGCGCACGGTCTACCACTTCCTCTCGACCAATCCGCAGATCGCCTCCATCGACTACAGCTTCCAGACCAAGCACCAGCACAGCTACTACACGGCCACCATCACGAGCCAGCACCCCGAGCTCTACAAGGGTAATGCCGCCTTCGCCAGCTACCTCAGCGCCCAGGGCTTCACGAAGCAGGGCGAGAAGAAGCAGGACGATATCCTGATCGAGGTCTACAGCAAGGACAAGAGCTCCTACGTCCTGCAGGTAGTCTACACGCCCACTGCCGTCACCCTCACCTTCCAGTACCTGAGCATACAGCGCCAGAGCTACGCCACCTTCAAGACGCTGCCCATGCAGCTGCAGCTCACCCGCCTCGGGAACCGCAAGATGAATATCCTCGGTACCGCGCGCAGCGAGATCGCCGCCTACGAGGGTGGCCTGCAGAGCACGCTCGACAAGAATCTGGGCGTCGCCACCTATGACCGCTACTACGTCAAGCAGAGCATCGACGGAGAGTTCGTCCGTGGCTACTTCTTCTACGCTGCAGGCGGTGACATCCCCGCAGGCGACCCCCACATCGACCACATCACGGCCGTGCAGGGGCTCTACGAAGAGAAGAGCCTAGGCTTCTACCTTGATGACTTCGGCGAGTACCACCTGACGCAGGAGTTCACCAAGCTGCTCAGCGACGCAGGCTACCAGTACCAGTACCGCCTCAAGGGAGGGCAGCAGTTCTTCTACAACAGCAGCAAGAAGACCGCCCTCTTCGCCTCCATCACCACCCTCGACGGGGTCAAGTACATCCTTCAGATCCAGGCGGCGCTCCTCTAG
- a CDS encoding S8 family serine peptidase: MNKAFLSLTLLSLLSLGACQRELDTPQTSQAPQPEQLAAPSGSAASSGLPTAGAEPGKLYIRVRQGAQRLFRDFAFQQSAASSARALQALPEQMSRSLRSISTETLQPVFPIDPRFEKRMRRAGLDRWYVVHFDQKQELRSAMRTLSAVPEIEYAEPVYSMTRPAGKAIPTDLPIARRASSEAMPYNDPLLSDQWHYHNVGKYHGSIASADIDLFKAWKVETGKPKVIVSIVDGGIDLTHPDLVDNLYVNEEEKNGTPGVDDDQNGYIDDIHGYNFIKDDATIYPDKESHGTHVAGTVAARTGNGIGVSGIAGGNGTPGSGVRIMSCQIFGAEKENGDSPAAIVYGANNGAVISQNSWGYPYKAQITAIPKVIQDAVDYFIKYAGCDDDGNQLPESPMKGGVVIFAAGNDGMDYYSYPAAYDAIIAVSSMAPNWTAAYYSNRGDWVDIMAPGGDLNFPNGQVLSTLSKQITGKEYGYMQGTSMACPHVSGIAALIVSHFGGPGFTAEQCKERLLGSLKFKNIDAANPKYAGRLGRGYIDASAVFATNQHKAPQRVSAIQAEHISFSTADLSWEAVRDEDDRVASYYKVYFADQQLTAANVTSHLVSEINAAGIEAGSKVFYPVAGLKEDTEYHVAVEAVDRWGQSSGLSFARFKTKKNTPPSIKFAPERPLRVSALEKRIFHVQVTDPDHQKVSIQLSGEQRGVSYQQEGDLVTFTLRAIAPLGKHELLLTAVDELGAKSELRIPFEVYEYQPPTFSASLGSQIVGLGKDRSLDVTTALSYDKESPLNFKAHSADGKVASASISPEGRLTIHGKQKGVTSIILEVSDGISQPITTTLPLRVVSDTEAIVYSVYPLPATTELNIALDPTIDQAQVELRSLMGVQVLEKTFQTKGSGAIRILTRRLTPGSYTLHVRTAKGKYTQTFVKN, encoded by the coding sequence ATGAACAAAGCATTCCTTAGCCTCACGCTGCTCTCGCTCCTCAGCCTAGGAGCCTGCCAGCGTGAGCTTGATACCCCCCAGACGTCCCAGGCGCCGCAGCCCGAGCAGCTCGCTGCCCCCAGCGGGAGCGCCGCCTCGAGCGGCCTCCCCACAGCGGGCGCCGAGCCTGGCAAGCTCTATATCCGCGTCCGTCAGGGAGCGCAGCGCCTCTTCCGCGACTTTGCCTTCCAGCAGAGCGCAGCCAGCAGCGCCCGTGCCCTACAGGCGCTGCCCGAGCAGATGTCACGCAGCCTGCGTAGCATCTCCACCGAGACTCTGCAGCCCGTCTTCCCCATAGACCCGCGCTTCGAGAAGCGTATGCGCCGTGCGGGGCTAGACCGCTGGTACGTAGTGCACTTCGACCAGAAGCAGGAGCTACGCAGTGCCATGCGCACGCTCAGTGCCGTGCCCGAGATCGAGTACGCCGAGCCCGTGTACTCTATGACACGTCCCGCAGGCAAGGCTATCCCCACGGACCTGCCCATAGCCCGACGTGCCTCGTCCGAAGCCATGCCCTACAACGACCCACTCCTCTCCGACCAGTGGCACTATCATAATGTAGGGAAGTACCACGGCTCCATCGCTAGTGCAGACATCGACCTCTTCAAGGCTTGGAAGGTCGAGACGGGTAAGCCCAAGGTCATCGTCTCCATCGTCGACGGGGGGATAGACCTGACCCACCCCGACCTCGTGGACAACCTCTACGTCAACGAGGAGGAGAAGAACGGCACGCCAGGGGTCGACGATGACCAGAACGGATACATCGATGACATCCACGGCTACAACTTCATCAAGGACGACGCCACCATCTACCCAGACAAGGAGTCCCACGGCACGCACGTGGCGGGGACGGTCGCTGCCCGCACGGGCAACGGCATCGGCGTCTCGGGGATCGCTGGGGGCAACGGTACGCCAGGCTCTGGCGTGCGCATCATGAGCTGCCAGATCTTCGGCGCCGAGAAGGAGAACGGCGACTCGCCCGCAGCCATCGTATACGGTGCCAACAACGGTGCGGTGATCAGCCAGAACTCCTGGGGCTACCCCTACAAGGCACAGATCACCGCCATCCCCAAGGTCATTCAGGACGCCGTAGACTACTTCATCAAGTACGCGGGCTGCGACGATGACGGCAATCAGCTCCCCGAGTCACCGATGAAGGGCGGCGTCGTGATCTTCGCCGCAGGTAATGATGGGATGGACTATTATTCCTATCCCGCCGCCTACGATGCCATCATCGCCGTCTCCTCCATGGCACCCAACTGGACTGCCGCCTACTACAGCAACCGCGGTGACTGGGTCGACATCATGGCCCCTGGGGGAGACCTCAACTTCCCCAACGGACAGGTCCTCAGCACGCTCTCCAAGCAGATCACGGGCAAGGAGTACGGCTACATGCAGGGTACATCCATGGCTTGCCCCCACGTCTCAGGTATCGCGGCGCTCATCGTCTCGCACTTCGGTGGACCAGGCTTCACGGCCGAGCAGTGCAAGGAGCGTCTGCTGGGATCGCTGAAGTTCAAGAACATCGACGCCGCCAACCCCAAGTATGCTGGCCGCCTTGGCCGTGGCTATATCGATGCCTCGGCCGTCTTCGCCACCAACCAGCACAAGGCTCCGCAGCGAGTCTCCGCTATCCAGGCCGAACACATCTCCTTCTCCACAGCTGACCTCTCCTGGGAGGCTGTACGCGACGAGGACGACCGTGTGGCTAGCTACTACAAGGTCTACTTCGCCGATCAGCAGCTCACGGCGGCCAACGTCACGAGCCACCTGGTGAGCGAGATCAATGCTGCGGGCATCGAGGCAGGCAGCAAGGTCTTCTACCCCGTAGCAGGGCTGAAGGAGGACACCGAGTACCACGTAGCGGTCGAGGCCGTAGACCGCTGGGGGCAGAGCTCAGGCCTGAGCTTCGCCCGCTTCAAGACGAAGAAGAACACCCCTCCCTCCATCAAGTTCGCCCCCGAGCGCCCGCTCCGCGTCTCCGCCCTAGAGAAGCGCATCTTCCACGTGCAGGTCACCGACCCCGACCATCAGAAGGTGAGCATCCAGCTCAGCGGCGAGCAGCGCGGCGTCAGCTACCAGCAGGAGGGCGACCTGGTGACCTTCACCCTACGCGCCATAGCCCCCCTAGGCAAGCACGAGCTCCTGCTGACGGCGGTGGATGAGCTGGGGGCGAAGAGCGAGCTGCGTATCCCCTTCGAGGTCTACGAGTACCAGCCCCCGACCTTCAGCGCCTCCCTCGGCAGCCAAATCGTAGGGCTGGGTAAGGACCGAAGCCTCGACGTGACGACGGCCCTCAGCTACGACAAGGAGAGTCCCCTGAACTTCAAGGCACACAGCGCCGACGGCAAGGTCGCCTCCGCCAGCATCTCCCCCGAGGGACGCCTGACCATCCACGGCAAGCAGAAGGGCGTGACGAGCATCATCCTCGAGGTCTCGGACGGTATCAGCCAGCCCATCACGACGACCCTGCCCCTACGTGTCGTGAGCGACACCGAGGCCATCGTCTATTCAGTCTACCCGCTCCCCGCGACGACGGAGCTCAATATCGCCCTCGATCCCACGATCGACCAGGCACAGGTAGAGCTACGGAGCCTCATGGGCGTGCAGGTGCTGGAGAAGACCTTCCAGACCAAGGGTAGCGGCGCCATCCGCATCCTCACGCGTCGCCTCACCCCAGGCAGCTACACCCTGCACGTACGCACCGCCAAGGGCAAGTACACGCAGACCTTCGTCAAGAACTAA